A DNA window from Thiothrix subterranea contains the following coding sequences:
- a CDS encoding DUF484 family protein: MNTADGQHDHSISAEQVAAWLRHHPNFFREHEDVLDGLSIPHLHTGGAVSLLERLVQRQRDQYRELQERQSDMLKAARDSEHVIARLHHLALELMTCDSLDDVVGTCNHMLRGDFKADNVVLRLIGHGRTRNGLHFIDPDDKYLKQLATLFRKRQPVCGRLRPRQQMFLFGDEGASIKSAVLIPLFEAREIGVLALGSENEARFYPGMGTLFIGQLGGLVARALARYLEPPLHTVEMGS; encoded by the coding sequence ATGAACACAGCAGATGGACAGCACGATCACAGCATCAGTGCTGAGCAGGTAGCGGCTTGGTTGCGCCACCACCCCAATTTTTTTCGTGAGCATGAAGACGTGCTGGATGGTTTAAGCATTCCGCATTTGCATACCGGCGGGGCGGTGTCGCTGCTGGAACGTTTGGTGCAACGCCAGCGTGATCAGTACCGTGAATTGCAGGAACGCCAAAGTGACATGCTGAAAGCGGCGCGTGACAGCGAACATGTGATTGCCCGCTTGCACCATCTGGCGCTGGAACTCATGACCTGTGATAGCCTCGATGATGTGGTCGGAACTTGCAACCACATGCTGCGCGGTGATTTCAAAGCCGACAATGTGGTGTTACGCCTGATCGGGCATGGGCGCACGCGGAATGGCTTGCATTTCATTGACCCCGACGATAAATACCTCAAGCAATTGGCCACGCTGTTCCGTAAACGCCAACCGGTGTGTGGGCGCTTACGCCCGCGCCAGCAAATGTTTTTGTTTGGCGACGAGGGCGCATCCATTAAATCAGCGGTGTTGATTCCCTTGTTTGAAGCGCGTGAAATCGGGGTGCTGGCACTGGGTAGCGAAAACGAAGCGCGTTTTTACCCCGGCATGGGTACATTATTCATCGGGCAACTCGGCGGGCTGGTGGCACGCGCCTTAGCCCGTTATTTGGAACCACCCTTGCATACCGTCGAGATGGGGTCTTAG
- the xerC gene encoding tyrosine recombinase XerC, whose amino-acid sequence MASNEVVDAILARYHHHLCSEKRYSPRTVSSYEHDLNDFIAWLEQQAGAAETPSPLTIHTAQVRQWISYLHRKGLSGKSLQRKLSSIRRFYRFLLRENLIENNPVVDVQSPKHARKLPDTLDADTLERLLNIESDDILAVRDSALMELLYSSGLRLAELVGLDVHDVDQRQQQVRVIGKGNKERYIPVGRTALAAVAKWVQQRVTLAAHGETALFVSKRGTRLHPRSVQFRLNHWRLQQGLEQHVHPHKLRHSFASHVLESSGDLRAVQEMLGHADISTTQIYTHLDFQHLAAVYDKAHPRAKKK is encoded by the coding sequence GTGGCCTCAAACGAAGTGGTGGATGCGATTCTTGCCCGTTACCACCACCATTTGTGCAGTGAAAAACGCTATTCGCCGCGCACCGTCAGCAGTTACGAACACGATTTAAACGATTTCATTGCGTGGCTGGAACAACAGGCAGGCGCGGCGGAAACGCCATCACCGTTAACCATCCACACCGCGCAAGTACGCCAGTGGATTAGTTACCTGCACCGCAAAGGCTTATCAGGCAAAAGTTTGCAACGCAAGCTGTCTTCCATCCGCCGCTTTTACCGCTTTTTATTGCGCGAAAATCTGATAGAAAACAACCCAGTCGTGGATGTGCAATCGCCGAAACACGCCCGCAAATTGCCCGATACCTTGGATGCGGATACTTTGGAACGGCTGTTGAACATCGAATCAGACGATATTTTAGCAGTGCGCGATAGTGCATTGATGGAATTGCTGTATTCCTCTGGGTTGCGCTTGGCAGAACTGGTGGGGCTGGATGTCCACGATGTCGACCAACGCCAGCAGCAAGTGCGCGTAATCGGCAAAGGCAATAAAGAACGTTATATACCCGTTGGGCGCACGGCATTAGCCGCCGTAGCCAAGTGGGTGCAGCAGCGGGTTACATTGGCGGCACACGGGGAAACGGCCTTGTTTGTCAGCAAACGCGGCACGCGCTTACACCCGCGCAGTGTGCAATTTCGCTTGAATCACTGGCGTTTGCAACAAGGTTTGGAACAGCACGTCCACCCGCACAAATTGCGCCATTCCTTCGCCAGTCATGTATTGGAATCGTCGGGGGATTTACGCGCGGTGCAAGAAATGCTGGGTCATGCTGACATCAGCACCACCCAGATTTACACGCATTTGGATTTTCAGCACCTTGCTGCGGTGTATGACAAAGCACACCCACGCGCCAAAAAGAAGTAA
- a CDS encoding ankyrin repeat domain-containing protein: protein MHAQKFSTVLLGTALLALGLNGCASTSETKATPSEASTTPLPATATAEAAVVPAADALNKQLWEAAQAGNTDTIRSLLAQGANPSTATASGETALHAAVASGVLPAVMQLVSNGAVISATTATGWTPLHHAARFGRADIANYLIQQGADPKALTTGTPAKTPVQMALDQGDLRTARILGY from the coding sequence ATGCACGCTCAGAAATTTTCCACGGTGTTGCTGGGAACAGCGTTATTAGCGCTGGGTCTCAACGGTTGCGCAAGTACGTCAGAAACCAAAGCAACACCCTCGGAAGCCAGCACAACGCCGCTTCCAGCAACAGCAACGGCTGAAGCAGCTGTGGTTCCCGCAGCGGATGCATTGAATAAGCAACTGTGGGAAGCGGCACAAGCGGGCAATACGGACACTATTCGTAGCCTGTTGGCGCAAGGTGCAAACCCTAGCACGGCCACCGCATCGGGTGAAACGGCATTGCACGCGGCGGTTGCCTCTGGCGTATTACCGGCTGTGATGCAGTTGGTCAGCAATGGCGCGGTGATTAGTGCGACAACCGCCACGGGCTGGACACCGTTACACCATGCGGCGCGTTTTGGGCGTGCCGATATTGCCAATTACCTGATTCAACAAGGCGCTGACCCGAAAGCCCTTACCACTGGCACTCCGGCGAAAACTCCGGTACAAATGGCACTGGATCAAGGCGACCTGCGTACTGCACGTATCCTAGGTTACTGA
- a CDS encoding ATP-binding protein: MAFGKLTIDWRSTLAAVWRSNRHFLKPIRNVDLVNPDTLQGIDAQKEALFRNTEHFLRGKPASHALLWGARGVGKSSLIKAVLTRYHTYGLRMIQISKDDLSVLVDITDEIVDSHHRFIIYCDDLTFDEGQGEYRMLKSTMEGTLEKPPENVLIYATSNRRHMMPEQLSDNLATSMVNGEIHLGEAVDDKLSLADRFGLSLPFHAMNRDTYLEIVDKLFKGRVQDAELLHQEAMAFATERGGQSGRTARHFFNHCQTGLN; encoded by the coding sequence ATGGCTTTTGGCAAACTGACGATTGACTGGCGTAGTACGCTGGCAGCGGTGTGGCGTTCCAACCGGCATTTCCTTAAACCCATTAGGAATGTTGACTTAGTGAACCCCGATACCTTGCAAGGCATCGACGCGCAGAAAGAAGCGCTGTTCCGCAATACCGAACATTTTTTACGGGGCAAACCCGCCAGTCATGCGCTGTTGTGGGGAGCGCGTGGTGTGGGCAAATCGTCGCTGATTAAAGCCGTGCTGACCCGTTACCATACGTATGGCTTACGCATGATTCAGATTTCCAAAGACGATCTGAGTGTGTTGGTGGATATTACCGATGAAATTGTCGATTCCCACCACCGTTTCATTATCTATTGCGATGACCTGACGTTCGATGAAGGCCAAGGCGAATACCGCATGTTGAAAAGCACGATGGAAGGCACGTTGGAAAAGCCGCCGGAAAACGTGCTGATTTACGCCACCTCCAACCGGCGGCACATGATGCCGGAGCAACTGTCCGACAATTTGGCTACCAGCATGGTCAACGGCGAAATCCACCTCGGTGAAGCCGTTGACGACAAACTCTCGCTGGCGGATCGTTTTGGCTTGTCGCTGCCTTTCCACGCCATGAATCGAGACACTTATCTGGAGATTGTGGACAAACTGTTTAAAGGTCGGGTACAAGATGCAGAATTGCTGCACCAAGAAGCCATGGCTTTCGCGACTGAACGCGGCGGTCAAAGTGGGCGCACGGCACGGCACTTCTTCAACCATTGCCAAACAGGTTTAAATTAG
- a CDS encoding YdcF family protein has protein sequence MNVVTSRTLEFLLLPPGNLVLFALLALLLYRWRGAMLTVLFTGILQTVVLSLPVVAEKLMVGLEQQYPPVPELWLQAPLPEAIVILGAERNLEASEYAGRMSASTELERLNYAAHLHRKTGLPLLLSGSDQDVNFMREVLENTFQVPLRWQENQSHTTWENAAFTDQILTDAGIRSAWVVTHAWHMPRAMQVFAERQVQYLPASLSYGSSNFWRHEWLWWVPQANALARSQTALHEWLGLLAYELKH, from the coding sequence ATGAACGTTGTCACCAGCCGCACGCTGGAATTTTTGCTATTGCCGCCCGGCAACTTGGTGCTGTTTGCATTGCTGGCGCTGCTGCTCTACCGCTGGCGTGGCGCAATGCTGACCGTGTTATTCACTGGCATTTTACAAACGGTGGTGCTGAGTTTGCCAGTGGTTGCTGAAAAACTCATGGTGGGTTTGGAACAGCAATACCCGCCTGTTCCCGAATTGTGGTTACAAGCGCCCTTGCCGGAAGCGATTGTGATTTTGGGGGCAGAGCGCAATCTCGAAGCCAGCGAGTATGCGGGGCGCATGAGTGCCAGTACCGAGTTGGAACGCCTCAATTATGCCGCGCATTTGCACCGCAAGACCGGCTTGCCGCTGTTACTCTCTGGCAGTGATCAGGATGTGAATTTTATGCGTGAAGTGCTGGAAAATACCTTTCAAGTGCCGTTGCGCTGGCAGGAAAACCAAAGCCACACCACCTGGGAAAATGCGGCTTTTACCGATCAAATACTGACAGATGCCGGGATTCGTTCCGCGTGGGTGGTGACGCACGCATGGCACATGCCGCGTGCCATGCAGGTGTTTGCGGAGCGGCAAGTGCAGTATCTTCCTGCTTCCCTCAGTTACGGCTCAAGCAATTTTTGGCGGCATGAATGGCTGTGGTGGGTTCCGCAAGCCAATGCGCTGGCTCGCAGCCAAACAGCCCTGCACGAATGGCTGGGGCTGCTGGCGTATGAGTTGAAGCATTAA
- the lipA gene encoding lipoyl synthase — translation MERKEPGHKERGADKVARIPIKIEPTTEFRRKPAWIKAKAPTTPEVKRLKAILREQKLHTVCEEAACPNLGECFTHGTATFMIMGDICTRRCPFCDVSHGKPLPLDADEPLNMAETIRAMSLKYVVITSVDRDDLRDGGAEHFVQCIQKARELNPALKIEILTPDFRGRMEIALQILETAPPDVFNHNMETVPRLYKQSRPGADYQYSLNLIKEFKRLFPHIPSKSGLMLGLGETKEEVIETLKDLRAHDCDMLTLGQYLQPSRHHLPVDRFVTPDEFAELADIATAMGFSKVASGPMVRSSYHADQQAAGTFSGA, via the coding sequence ATGGAACGTAAAGAACCCGGTCATAAAGAACGTGGCGCTGACAAAGTAGCCCGTATCCCCATCAAGATTGAACCAACCACCGAATTCCGCCGCAAACCGGCATGGATCAAAGCCAAAGCGCCGACCACCCCGGAAGTCAAACGCCTCAAAGCGATCTTGCGCGAGCAAAAACTGCATACGGTATGTGAAGAAGCCGCCTGCCCCAACCTTGGTGAATGCTTCACCCACGGCACGGCAACCTTTATGATCATGGGCGATATTTGCACCCGGCGTTGCCCCTTCTGTGACGTATCCCACGGCAAACCGTTGCCGTTGGATGCCGATGAACCGCTGAATATGGCGGAAACCATCCGTGCCATGAGTTTAAAATACGTGGTCATTACCTCGGTTGACCGCGATGATTTGCGTGACGGTGGCGCGGAGCATTTCGTTCAATGCATCCAAAAAGCCCGCGAATTAAACCCGGCGCTCAAGATCGAAATCCTCACCCCCGATTTTCGCGGGCGTATGGAGATTGCCTTGCAAATCCTCGAAACCGCCCCGCCGGATGTGTTTAACCACAATATGGAAACCGTGCCGCGTTTGTACAAACAATCACGCCCCGGTGCGGATTACCAATACTCACTGAATTTAATCAAGGAATTCAAACGCCTGTTTCCGCACATCCCCAGCAAATCCGGCTTGATGCTCGGCTTGGGTGAAACCAAGGAAGAAGTGATTGAAACGCTGAAAGACCTACGCGCTCACGACTGCGACATGCTGACCTTGGGGCAATACTTGCAACCTAGCCGCCACCATTTGCCGGTAGATCGCTTTGTTACCCCGGATGAATTCGCGGAACTCGCCGACATTGCCACTGCCATGGGTTTCAGCAAGGTTGCCAGCGGGCCGATGGTACGCTCGTCTTACCATGCGGATCAGCAAGCCGCCGGTACATTTAGCGGCGCATGA
- a CDS encoding recombinase family protein — MAIVGYARVSSVDQDHTTQVERLQAAGCKRVFSEKKSGTSKQGRDALDECLQWMREGDTLAVTKIDRLARSARDLHNMVHELEEREISLMVLDQAIDTRTPTGKAFLGMLAIFAEFETNIRKERQSEGIAKAKAEGVYTGRKPTAKAKKAQIEALLAQGMSKPKVAKELGICVASVYNALKEA, encoded by the coding sequence ATGGCTATCGTCGGTTATGCAAGAGTATCGAGCGTTGATCAAGACCACACCACCCAAGTGGAGCGGTTACAGGCGGCAGGTTGCAAACGGGTATTCAGTGAAAAGAAGAGCGGTACGAGCAAGCAAGGGCGTGATGCGTTGGATGAATGCCTGCAATGGATGCGCGAAGGCGATACACTGGCAGTCACGAAAATTGACCGTCTGGCACGTTCCGCCCGTGACCTGCATAATATGGTGCATGAACTGGAAGAACGCGAAATTTCCTTGATGGTGCTGGATCAAGCGATTGATACCCGCACACCCACGGGCAAAGCCTTTTTGGGTATGCTGGCAATCTTCGCTGAATTTGAAACCAACATCCGCAAGGAACGCCAATCAGAAGGCATTGCGAAAGCGAAAGCCGAAGGCGTTTATACTGGACGCAAGCCAACCGCCAAAGCGAAGAAAGCGCAAATAGAAGCACTGTTGGCGCAAGGCATGAGTAAGCCCAAGGTTGCCAAAGAGCTAGGCATCTGTGTGGCAAGCGTCTACAACGCACTGAAAGAGGCATAA
- a CDS encoding replication protein, with product MSLARDLIDAALAADLTQNELRVFLALFRQTLCYGKTADPLTLKRLATLTAIRKDRLAPAIAGVTDKGLFAAQPHPAFEFEYRIPADFLAAYPDGFFVPALPKNGEAFRFSGETSEKWEHTSIYLTTPNLTPTTTPPPEIPPTDASRRGDLPANSEAQALPYPASFGKQGRKSAARILDGLTPDNARDCLLLLATAMDAGKVKSPLGYLHQLAQAARSGTLDCSALQAHQQAAQNRTDTDRNAQLRALLEDIRGLDALFAHAGMPMDAITAAKRATLIAEYNAIRQAVQA from the coding sequence ATGAGCCTTGCCCGTGATTTGATTGATGCAGCACTGGCAGCGGATTTGACGCAAAACGAATTGCGCGTCTTCCTTGCTCTGTTCCGCCAAACGCTATGCTACGGCAAAACCGCCGACCCCTTGACCCTGAAGCGATTGGCAACCCTAACCGCCATCCGTAAAGATCGGCTTGCCCCGGCGATTGCAGGCGTAACCGACAAAGGTTTGTTTGCGGCGCAACCTCACCCCGCGTTTGAGTTTGAATACCGCATTCCGGCGGATTTTCTGGCAGCGTACCCCGATGGTTTTTTTGTGCCTGCCCTTCCAAAAAACGGGGAGGCTTTCCGTTTTTCGGGCGAAACTTCCGAAAAATGGGAACATACATCTATATACCTTACTACTCCTAACCTTACTCCCACTACTACCCCACCGCCGGAAATTCCCCCAACGGATGCTAGTCGCCGTGGTGATTTGCCAGCCAACAGCGAAGCGCAAGCCTTGCCCTATCCTGCCAGTTTCGGCAAGCAAGGGCGCAAATCCGCCGCCCGCATTCTCGACGGCTTGACCCCGGACAATGCCCGCGATTGCCTGCTGTTGCTTGCCACTGCGATGGATGCGGGAAAAGTGAAATCCCCCTTGGGTTATTTGCACCAACTCGCACAAGCCGCCCGTAGCGGTACGCTGGATTGCAGCGCATTACAGGCACACCAGCAAGCCGCACAAAACCGTACCGATACCGACCGCAACGCGCAATTACGCGCCTTGCTGGAGGATATACGCGGGCTGGATGCACTGTTTGCCCATGCGGGAATGCCAATGGATGCGATCACCGCCGCCAAACGCGCCACCTTGATTGCCGAATACAACGCCATCCGGCAGGCGGTGCAAGCATGA
- a CDS encoding helix-turn-helix transcriptional regulator, translated as MKTHTPAPQLPNTGYSRWQQLAPFMPFSRETWRLLVKAGKAPQPTYLSKRCKIYPNAEVHRWFADPNNYRTQRQGGEA; from the coding sequence ATGAAAACCCATACACCCGCCCCCCAATTGCCCAACACAGGCTATTCACGCTGGCAACAACTTGCCCCATTCATGCCCTTTTCACGCGAAACATGGCGGTTATTGGTCAAAGCAGGCAAAGCCCCCCAGCCGACTTACCTTAGCAAACGCTGCAAAATCTACCCGAATGCGGAAGTGCATCGCTGGTTTGCTGACCCCAACAATTACCGCACCCAACGGCAAGGGGGTGAAGCATGA